A window of Reinekea marina contains these coding sequences:
- the smpB gene encoding SsrA-binding protein SmpB has product MNKPKKKASTSGGSIAQNRKARHDYHIIDKYEAGLALMGWEVKSMRAGKLQLVDSYVIFQNDEAYLIGAHITPLNTASTHVIADPTRTRKLLLNRREIDKIQRNSQQTGYTAVCLGVYWKGNKIKADIALVKGKQQHDKRAAIKDRDSSRDLQRVNKAYNR; this is encoded by the coding sequence ATGAATAAACCAAAGAAAAAAGCATCGACCAGCGGTGGGTCGATCGCTCAAAACAGAAAAGCCCGCCATGATTACCATATCATCGATAAATACGAAGCTGGCCTCGCCCTTATGGGGTGGGAAGTTAAAAGCATGCGTGCTGGAAAACTGCAGCTGGTAGACAGCTACGTTATTTTTCAAAACGACGAAGCTTATTTGATTGGTGCCCATATCACGCCTTTAAATACAGCATCTACTCATGTCATTGCCGATCCTACTCGTACGCGTAAGCTTCTGTTAAATCGCCGGGAAATAGATAAGATTCAGCGCAATTCCCAGCAAACCGGTTACACGGCCGTTTGTTTAGGTGTTTATTGGAAAGGCAATAAAATTAAAGCCGACATTGCCTTAGTAAAAGGTAAACAGCAACACGATAAACGAGCCGCCATTAAAGATCGTGATTCTAGTCGCGATTTACAGCGAGTAAATAAGGCCTATAACCGATAA
- a CDS encoding CidA/LrgA family protein: MQISGIVSAFWCINRLPCTFMGNKRGIIVFGLFVLLLYWFLGSAFVAWVGWPIPGSVVGLMGLWLTLVIYGGVPNWLKLPSNLLIRYLTLMFVPAGVGLIEHLGRLYNLGVAMFVIIAISTLLTVLAMALVFKLLGKQS; this comes from the coding sequence GTGCAAATATCGGGTATTGTATCGGCTTTCTGGTGCATTAATCGCTTGCCATGTACTTTTATGGGTAATAAAAGAGGAATTATTGTGTTTGGTTTGTTTGTATTGTTGTTGTATTGGTTTTTAGGCAGTGCATTTGTAGCTTGGGTAGGCTGGCCAATACCGGGCAGTGTTGTCGGCTTAATGGGTTTGTGGCTAACGTTAGTTATCTACGGCGGCGTACCAAATTGGCTGAAATTGCCTTCGAATTTGTTGATTCGCTATCTAACCTTAATGTTTGTACCCGCTGGGGTAGGACTGATAGAACATTTAGGAAGGCTATACAATTTAGGCGTTGCCATGTTTGTCATTATTGCGATCAGCACTTTGCTCACGGTTCTGGCAATGGCGCTTGTGTTTAAGCTATTAGGGAAACAATCATGA
- a CDS encoding LrgB family protein, translating to MTPELTLLFTLTLTMGVYFISEKIYVFCRRSPLAHPVFLSIASLIGFLVWSGWEYEQFRQDTQFIHFLLGPTTVALAIPLYEQMPLIKKMALPLLVACFIGALVAASSAALISALWTGDLVLSLSLMPKSITTPIAMDLSLLAGGSPSLTAGIVLITGVMGCLIVPISLRWLKIKDDATQGLIIGITAHGIGTAQAFEKSATCGAFAGLAMSLTGVISAFVLPVSPLTTWVERLVGG from the coding sequence ATGACGCCGGAACTCACCCTTTTATTTACACTCACCCTAACGATGGGCGTGTATTTTATTTCAGAGAAAATTTACGTCTTTTGTCGGCGCTCTCCGTTAGCGCACCCGGTGTTTTTATCAATCGCGTCACTGATAGGCTTTTTAGTATGGAGCGGCTGGGAATACGAGCAATTTAGACAAGACACGCAGTTTATTCACTTTTTACTAGGTCCTACAACAGTAGCGTTAGCCATTCCACTCTATGAACAAATGCCTTTAATCAAAAAAATGGCATTACCGTTATTGGTCGCTTGTTTTATTGGCGCGTTGGTGGCCGCCAGCAGCGCGGCTCTGATCAGTGCACTTTGGACAGGCGATTTAGTACTGAGCTTAAGTTTAATGCCAAAATCGATTACCACACCGATTGCGATGGATCTATCGCTTTTAGCTGGCGGAAGCCCTTCGCTAACAGCAGGTATTGTTTTGATAACTGGTGTAATGGGGTGTTTGATAGTGCCGATTAGCCTTCGTTGGCTAAAAATAAAAGACGATGCGACTCAAGGTTTAATCATTGGTATTACGGCGCATGGTATTGGCACCGCACAAGCGTTTGAGAAATCGGCTACTTGCGGTGCTTTTGCAGGCTTGGCTATGAGCTTAACGGGCGTCATCAGCGCATTTGTCTTGCCGGTTTCTCCATTAACAACTTGGGTTGAAAGGCTAGTCGGTGGCTAG
- the astE gene encoding succinylglutamate desuccinylase, translating to MANADVTLEPKHDILSAGTEVTFLDTGVIKFEPNTACDTSLVISCAVHGNETAPIEIISKIIDDLLAEDQKSGQRVLFILGNPWSMIEADRFVDVNMNRLFCGDWQGYDVSLKEVKRAAKLEAYVANFFAEEPVTVTQRMHYDCHTAIRDSAREKFAVYPYVPNRTLPESQKAFLARADIQTVLLQQKEANTFSSFTSLKYNAESFTLELGKVKPFGQNDLKQFVGIDYALRELIAGEALPAKAKKAVDSFVVCHEIDKTSDAWEFFIEDSAANFAGYPKGFTVWKDGEESYQVENEEEYVVFPNPKVPVGQRAGLMLKKLATD from the coding sequence ATGGCTAACGCCGATGTAACGCTCGAGCCAAAGCACGATATTTTATCGGCAGGCACTGAGGTCACGTTTTTAGATACGGGTGTCATTAAGTTTGAGCCGAATACGGCATGCGATACATCGCTAGTGATTTCTTGTGCCGTACATGGCAATGAAACCGCACCCATCGAAATTATCAGTAAAATCATTGATGATTTATTGGCGGAAGACCAAAAAAGTGGTCAGCGTGTTTTATTTATTTTAGGCAACCCTTGGTCCATGATTGAAGCGGATCGCTTTGTCGATGTAAATATGAATCGTCTGTTTTGCGGTGATTGGCAAGGCTATGATGTTTCGTTGAAAGAAGTTAAACGTGCGGCAAAACTTGAAGCTTACGTGGCTAATTTTTTCGCTGAAGAACCAGTGACTGTCACTCAACGTATGCATTACGATTGCCACACTGCCATAAGAGACAGTGCTCGCGAAAAATTTGCGGTTTACCCTTATGTTCCTAATCGCACATTGCCTGAAAGCCAAAAAGCCTTTTTAGCAAGAGCCGATATTCAAACGGTTTTATTGCAACAAAAAGAGGCTAACACCTTTAGCTCTTTTACATCACTAAAATACAATGCTGAAAGCTTCACGCTTGAATTGGGTAAAGTAAAGCCTTTCGGGCAAAACGATTTAAAACAATTTGTAGGCATAGATTACGCCTTGCGTGAACTTATTGCCGGGGAAGCGCTTCCAGCGAAGGCTAAAAAAGCAGTCGATTCATTTGTTGTATGCCATGAAATAGATAAAACCAGTGATGCCTGGGAGTTTTTTATTGAAGACAGCGCCGCCAACTTTGCCGGTTACCCTAAGGGCTTTACCGTGTGGAAAGACGGTGAAGAATCGTATCAAGTTGAAAACGAAGAAGAGTATGTCGTGTTTCCAAACCCAAAGGTACCGGTTGGGCAGCGAGCGGGTTTGATGCTGAAAAAGCTAGCCACCGACTAG
- a CDS encoding ABC transporter permease has product MFESIIEIFGNPETWAHYGDGLVKTVQLVVLSLIVGFVLAVPLAIMRASENKFISGPVWVFTYVFRGTPLLIQLYMIYYGVTLIEGIQESFWWEIFKRAFYPCLIAFSLNTAAYTTEIFRGAILATPRGEIEAAKAYGMGWGKRMARIILPSAFRRAIPAYSNEVIFMLHASAIASTVTIIDLTGAARDIYARYYSPFEAFIFVALIYLALTFCILGVFKQLEKRMLGHLQPR; this is encoded by the coding sequence ATGTTTGAATCAATAATAGAGATTTTTGGCAACCCTGAAACTTGGGCACACTATGGTGATGGCTTAGTTAAGACCGTTCAGTTAGTCGTACTATCGTTAATCGTTGGTTTTGTATTGGCTGTGCCGTTAGCGATTATGCGCGCTTCTGAAAATAAGTTTATTTCCGGGCCAGTTTGGGTATTCACCTATGTGTTTCGAGGAACACCGCTACTAATACAGCTATACATGATTTACTACGGGGTGACGTTAATTGAAGGTATTCAAGAGTCCTTTTGGTGGGAAATATTCAAGCGCGCTTTTTACCCTTGTTTAATTGCGTTCTCATTAAATACCGCCGCCTATACGACAGAAATTTTCCGTGGCGCTATTTTAGCGACACCGCGTGGCGAAATCGAAGCCGCAAAGGCCTATGGTATGGGCTGGGGCAAGCGAATGGCTCGCATCATTCTGCCGAGCGCGTTCCGACGTGCAATTCCAGCTTACAGTAACGAAGTAATCTTTATGTTACACGCTAGTGCTATTGCATCGACAGTGACAATTATTGATTTAACAGGCGCCGCACGCGATATCTACGCTCGCTACTATTCGCCGTTTGAAGCTTTCATTTTTGTAGCACTCATCTATTTAGCTTTAACGTTCTGCATTTTGGGTGTGTTTAAGCAGCTCGAAAAACGAATGCTTGGCCATTTGCAGCCACGTTAG
- a CDS encoding ABC transporter permease, giving the protein MFDFEGYGPSIMGGAVVTIELAALSIILAFTLGLIGAMAKMSKNPVPRAIATFYTTLIRGVPDLVWMLLLFYGGQIMVNSFFNLLYDLSDGSIDIFFSFNEFLSGVLTIGFIFGAYMTETFRGAFLAVDPGQIEAGKAYGMSGWQVFKRISFPQMMRHALPGIANNWQVLLKTTALVSIIGLADMVRLASEAAKTTGQPFKFLIPVAIVFLAIAALSDVVFKRLNVKFSAGVIKG; this is encoded by the coding sequence ATGTTTGATTTTGAAGGCTATGGTCCTTCGATAATGGGTGGGGCTGTCGTAACGATTGAGTTAGCGGCACTTTCTATCATCTTAGCATTTACGTTAGGGCTCATTGGGGCCATGGCGAAAATGTCCAAAAACCCAGTTCCCAGAGCAATAGCCACTTTTTATACGACCTTAATTCGAGGCGTGCCCGACCTAGTTTGGATGCTGCTGTTGTTTTATGGTGGCCAAATTATGGTCAACTCATTTTTTAATTTACTGTACGACCTAAGCGATGGCAGCATTGACATCTTCTTCTCATTCAATGAATTTTTATCGGGCGTGCTAACCATTGGTTTCATCTTTGGCGCCTATATGACTGAAACGTTCCGAGGCGCTTTCTTGGCGGTAGATCCCGGCCAAATAGAAGCAGGAAAAGCTTATGGCATGAGCGGCTGGCAAGTATTTAAGCGTATTTCGTTCCCGCAGATGATGCGACATGCTTTACCTGGCATTGCAAACAACTGGCAGGTGTTGCTTAAGACCACAGCCTTGGTGAGCATTATTGGTTTAGCTGATATGGTGCGTTTAGCTTCGGAGGCGGCAAAAACAACGGGTCAACCCTTTAAGTTTTTGATCCCAGTTGCCATTGTGTTCTTAGCGATAGCAGCGCTTTCGGATGTCGTGTTTAAGCGGCTTAACGTTAAATTCAGTGCTGGCGTAATTAAGGGTTAA
- a CDS encoding transporter substrate-binding domain-containing protein, whose product MKKILIALASVAALTSAVEAKDWDTIRVGVDAPYPPFEFKAPDGTLTGFEIELGNEVCKEISGNDCEWVIQAWDGIIPGLLARKYDMIFSSMSINEERAKRVLFSEPYYTTPSAFFAPDGSGFDPANSSGKRIGAQRATIQDTYVTEFLKDAEIVRYTTADDMVVDLKGGRLDAMFVDAPVGIEMLGEGSGISQAGEYVKEPTRIFGEGVGAAFRKRDAELEEKVSAALSKIKADGRYDVIMKKYFDFDIKL is encoded by the coding sequence ATGAAAAAGATCTTAATTGCTTTGGCCAGTGTTGCCGCCCTAACTTCTGCTGTTGAAGCAAAAGACTGGGATACTATTCGAGTCGGTGTTGATGCACCTTACCCACCTTTCGAGTTTAAAGCCCCAGACGGTACGTTAACAGGTTTCGAAATTGAACTTGGTAACGAAGTTTGTAAAGAAATTTCTGGTAACGATTGTGAGTGGGTCATTCAAGCATGGGATGGCATCATTCCTGGTTTGTTAGCTCGTAAATACGACATGATCTTCTCTTCTATGTCTATTAACGAAGAGCGTGCTAAGCGTGTTCTTTTCTCTGAGCCTTACTACACAACTCCTTCAGCTTTCTTCGCTCCAGATGGCAGCGGCTTCGATCCAGCTAACTCAAGCGGCAAGCGTATTGGTGCACAGCGCGCCACTATTCAGGATACTTACGTTACTGAATTCTTGAAAGATGCTGAAATTGTTCGTTACACCACTGCCGATGACATGGTTGTAGATCTTAAAGGTGGTCGTTTAGACGCTATGTTTGTTGATGCACCCGTTGGTATTGAAATGCTAGGTGAAGGTTCTGGTATTAGCCAAGCAGGCGAATACGTTAAAGAGCCTACTCGTATCTTTGGTGAAGGTGTTGGCGCGGCATTCCGTAAGCGTGATGCTGAGCTAGAAGAAAAAGTATCGGCAGCATTGTCTAAAATCAAAGCAGACGGTCGTTACGATGTCATCATGAAGAAGTACTTCGATTTCGATATCAAGCTTTAA